AAAAGATGGCTTCCAAGTTTTGAAAGAGTTACGTGAAAAAGGTGTTACGACCCCTGTTCTGATTACAACAGCCAAGGAAAGTCTAGAGGATAAAGGCCATGGTTTTGAATTGGGAGCTGATGACTACTTGACAAAACCGTTTTATTTAGAAGAATTGAAGATGCGAATTCAAGCTCTATTAAAACGAGCGGGTAAGTTTAATGAAAACACACTAACTTATGGGGACGTGACCGTTGACTTATCGACAAACTCTACAACTGTAAATGGCGAAGAAGTTGAATTGCTAGGAAAAGAATTCGATCTACTAGTCTACTTCTTGCAAAATCAAAATGTTATCTTGCCAAAAACTCAAATTTTTGACCGTATTTGGGGATTTGACAGTGACACTACTATTTCAGTAGTAGAAGTATATGTTTCTAAAATTAGGAAAAAGTTGAAAGGAACGACCTTCGGGGAAAATCTTCAAACCCTGCGTAGTGTCGGGTACATTCTAAAAAATGCCTAAGCGAATCAGAAAATTAGTGTATACGGATAAATTTTCCTTCTTTATCCGTTATTTTGCAGTATTTACCCTGATTTTTGGCTTGATGACAGCTATCATTTTTCAATTAATGCGTTCAACTATGTATCAAAATTCCGATAATACCTTGAAACGGATTAAGGAAGAACCAGCGATGGCTGTTGGTTTTGCAATCGCAAGAACCTATGAGCCCAACTCTGTCTTTATACTTCAAGATAGCCCAACTAGTGAAGAAACGACGAGCTCTAGCTCAGATAGCATGCCTGTTTCTAAAGATCAAAAAAATACTAGAGATGGAGATCAGCTGAGATTAGGTGTCAATACTCATGTCTTACTCTATAGTAAAAGTGGAGAAATGGTCAATCCGGATACTTTTACTGGTTTGGCCGACCTACCGTTAGATAAGGAAAAATTGGGCGAAATTAAGGAAGCAACGGTTGAATCAAGCTTCGGTATGTCTGAAGATTATCGCTATGTGACGATTGAGCTGGCTACAGATGAACTAGGTTATTATTCGTCCTATGATATAAAATATGCGACAATTTTAGTGAATGTCAGCCAGATAAAATCCTCCATTGAGACCTATGAATCGACAGTTGCTATTGTTATGGTATCAGCTTGGCTCATTTCTATCTTGGCCAGTATTTACCTATCAAATCTTAGCATGCGTCCAATTCTAATCAGCTATCAAAAACAAAAGGACTTTGTCGAAAATGCTAGTCATGAGTTGCGTACGCCGCTGGCTGTTCTCCAAAATCGTTTGGAGAGCCTGTTTCGCCATCCCGAAGCGACGATTTTAGAGAGTAGTGAAAGCATCGGATCTAGTTTGGAAGAAGTTCGAAATATGCGATTATTGACAACAAACCTGCTCAATTTGGCTCGTCGT
This region of Streptococcus suis genomic DNA includes:
- a CDS encoding response regulator transcription factor, which produces MIKILLVEDDLSLSNSVFDFLDDFADVIQVFDGEEGVYEAETGVYDLILLDLMLPEKDGFQVLKELREKGVTTPVLITTAKESLEDKGHGFELGADDYLTKPFYLEELKMRIQALLKRAGKFNENTLTYGDVTVDLSTNSTTVNGEEVELLGKEFDLLVYFLQNQNVILPKTQIFDRIWGFDSDTTISVVEVYVSKIRKKLKGTTFGENLQTLRSVGYILKNA
- a CDS encoding sensor histidine kinase, with the translated sequence MPKRIRKLVYTDKFSFFIRYFAVFTLIFGLMTAIIFQLMRSTMYQNSDNTLKRIKEEPAMAVGFAIARTYEPNSVFILQDSPTSEETTSSSSDSMPVSKDQKNTRDGDQLRLGVNTHVLLYSKSGEMVNPDTFTGLADLPLDKEKLGEIKEATVESSFGMSEDYRYVTIELATDELGYYSSYDIKYATILVNVSQIKSSIETYESTVAIVMVSAWLISILASIYLSNLSMRPILISYQKQKDFVENASHELRTPLAVLQNRLESLFRHPEATILESSESIGSSLEEVRNMRLLTTNLLNLARRDDGLKVDMIDVQPNYFDEIFANYLMIAEENGKTLTVNNLIHQPIRTDKVLIKQLLTILFDNAMKYTDDDGRIQITANIKDKSVYFTVTDNGLGISDADKKKIFDRFYRVDKARTRQKGGFGLGLSLAQQIIKTLGGKISVRDNQPKGTIFEVGLPK